One stretch of Caldinitratiruptor microaerophilus DNA includes these proteins:
- a CDS encoding ABC transporter ATP-binding protein: MAQEPLLEVRDLAVAYGSVQVIWGISFRVEEGQVVSIIGSNGAGKTTTLRSLAGLLLPRGGSIRFRGEDITALPAHARVNRQIVLVPEGRQLWPRMTVEENLLLGAFAPAFRGRAQERLARVYDLFPRLKERRRQLAGTLSGGEQQMCAIGRGLMAEPKVLMLDEPSLGLAPKLVEEIFRFVDDISAQGVTILLVEQNVKYALRAADHAYVLETGRITLEGSGRDLLHDDHVRTAYLGGAA; the protein is encoded by the coding sequence ATGGCACAGGAGCCGCTGCTCGAGGTGCGGGACCTGGCCGTCGCCTACGGGAGCGTGCAGGTGATCTGGGGGATCTCGTTCCGGGTCGAGGAAGGCCAGGTCGTGAGCATCATCGGCTCGAACGGGGCCGGCAAGACCACCACCCTGCGGTCCCTGGCGGGGCTTCTCCTGCCCCGTGGCGGCAGCATCCGCTTCCGGGGGGAGGACATCACCGCGCTGCCGGCCCACGCCCGGGTGAACCGGCAGATCGTGCTGGTCCCCGAGGGCCGCCAGCTGTGGCCGCGGATGACCGTCGAGGAGAACCTCCTCCTGGGCGCCTTCGCCCCGGCCTTCCGGGGGCGGGCGCAGGAGCGGCTCGCCCGCGTCTACGACCTGTTCCCCCGGCTCAAGGAGCGCCGCCGCCAGCTCGCCGGCACGCTCTCCGGCGGCGAGCAGCAGATGTGCGCGATCGGCCGGGGGCTCATGGCCGAGCCCAAGGTGCTCATGCTGGACGAGCCGTCCCTCGGCCTGGCGCCCAAGCTGGTCGAGGAGATCTTCCGCTTCGTCGACGACATCTCCGCCCAGGGCGTGACGATCCTCCTGGTGGAGCAGAACGTGAAGTACGCCCTCCGGGCGGCCGACCACGCCTACGTGCTGGAGACCGGCCGCATCACGCTCGAGGGGAGCGGCCGGGACCTCCTGCACGACGACCACGTCCGCACCGCGTACCTCGGCGGGGCGGCGTGA
- a CDS encoding type II toxin-antitoxin system RatA family toxin — protein MPYVEVQEIIRAPRAQVYEVVKDMPSYPRFMPNLKNVEVLERRPGATVTEWVGTVKGATLRWTELDEFDDENFRIHYRQLGGDLKKFEGDWILEETPEGTKVTLTVDFEIGIPMFATMLNPIARLVVRDNAEGMLKAVKERLEKSEGRPG, from the coding sequence TGCCCTACGTCGAGGTACAGGAGATCATCCGGGCGCCGCGGGCGCAGGTCTACGAGGTCGTCAAGGACATGCCATCGTACCCCCGGTTCATGCCCAACCTGAAGAACGTCGAGGTCCTCGAGCGGCGCCCCGGGGCCACCGTGACCGAGTGGGTCGGCACCGTGAAGGGCGCCACGCTGCGGTGGACGGAACTCGACGAGTTCGACGACGAGAACTTCCGCATCCACTACCGCCAGCTCGGCGGGGACCTCAAGAAGTTCGAGGGCGACTGGATCCTGGAGGAGACCCCGGAGGGCACGAAGGTGACCCTCACGGTCGACTTCGAGATCGGCATCCCCATGTTCGCGACGATGCTCAACCCGATCGCCCGGCTGGTGGTCCGGGACAACGCCGAGGGCATGCTGAAGGCCGTGAAGGAGCGGCTGGAGAAGAGCGAAGGCCGGCCCGGCTGA